Proteins encoded within one genomic window of Candidatus Hydrogenedentota bacterium:
- a CDS encoding transcriptional repressor has translation MAFKPDNTRSTRQGEAVRHVFQKARRPLSAREAHEMAGEQLPGIGIATVYRTIRRLLESGVLATVDIPGVGAHYEMAGEGHHHYFYCGDCGRVYVIEGCPGRMSTLLPEGFEMRRHDIVLHGRCAGCNGSV, from the coding sequence GTGGCATTCAAACCCGACAATACCCGCTCCACCCGCCAGGGAGAGGCGGTTCGCCATGTTTTCCAGAAGGCGCGCCGCCCCCTTTCCGCGCGCGAGGCCCATGAAATGGCCGGGGAGCAACTTCCCGGCATCGGCATTGCGACGGTGTACCGGACAATCCGCCGGCTGCTGGAGTCGGGGGTGCTGGCCACGGTGGACATTCCCGGGGTGGGCGCGCATTATGAGATGGCCGGGGAGGGCCACCACCATTATTTCTACTGCGGGGACTGCGGGCGCGTCTATGTGATCGAGGGCTGTCCCGGAAGGATGAGCACGCTGCTGCCCGAGGGTTTCGAGATGCGCCGCCATGACATCGTGCTGCACGGCCGCTGCGCCGGCTGCAACGGGTCGGTGTAG
- a CDS encoding response regulator, whose amino-acid sequence MEAKQSFSTSQVAKFCHVTADTIRKWAEAGRIRVFKTPGGHRRIRRDDLIRFLRDNNIPMHEDLDNSGVRLLVVDDEKAVISVIRRFLERANTPFQIEVAMDGFDAGHQVATFKPDIIFLDLRLPGIDGFEVCRRIKSNPDTASTHIIAMTGYYEGDAAMRVVELGATMLINKPFTPDDLRKALAKVGVEVN is encoded by the coding sequence ATGGAAGCAAAACAGTCATTCAGCACGTCCCAAGTCGCCAAATTCTGCCATGTGACGGCGGACACGATCCGCAAGTGGGCGGAGGCCGGGCGGATTCGTGTGTTTAAAACGCCCGGCGGCCATCGGCGTATCCGGCGTGATGATCTGATCCGGTTTCTTCGGGACAACAACATCCCGATGCATGAGGACTTGGACAATTCAGGGGTCCGTTTGCTGGTGGTGGACGATGAGAAGGCGGTCATCTCGGTGATTCGCCGCTTTCTGGAGCGCGCCAACACGCCGTTCCAAATCGAGGTGGCCATGGACGGCTTTGACGCGGGCCACCAGGTGGCCACGTTCAAGCCGGACATCATTTTCCTTGATCTGCGGTTGCCGGGGATTGACGGTTTCGAGGTGTGCCGGCGCATCAAGTCCAACCCCGACACCGCGTCCACGCACATCATCGCGATGACGGGCTATTATGAGGGGGACGCGGCGATGCGTGTGGTGGAGCTTGGCGCGACCATGCTCATCAACAAGCCGTTCACACCGGACGACCTGCGCAAGGCGCTGGCCAAAGTCGGTGTGGAAGTAAACTAG